The genomic DNA AGAAAGAAGATCTTACCGCAGCAAAACTTGCAGTAGAAACAAACACCAGTGATTTCAAGAAAAAGCTGGATGAGTTGAAAAGCTATTTGACAGTGAAGCAGTTTGACATTAACATAGCCTTGAACAAGGATGATATTCCTGTGTATCAAGACCTGAATGCGAATGTAGAAATGAATGATCCGACCACAAAAGATAACGTAAAATTGTCTGTGACTGGCTACACGCAATACAGCAAAATCAATGAAAAAGCAACATTTAAAGTGGGTATTCCAACAGGGGACCAAGTCCTGACGATCGAACAATTTCAACAAAAAATGCAAACTGTTGCTCCTTAAATAAAGGAACGACGTGATTGTAAAGGCATTATCCATATCATCTGATGTAATACAACAAAACCGCTTGGCTTAGAGCCAGGCGGTTTTGTTGTTATATATGGCTCTGAGCAGATGGTGTAGCGGTCCAGGTTTGCCACACGTTATCCTCGGCTAAAAGCCCGAACATTCGATGATCCTGCCATGTCCCTTGAATTTGTACCAGCTTGCGGGCAATGCCTTCAGGCTGAAAGCCGCATTTTTGCAGTACACGCTGTGAGCGTTCGTTATGCAGCAGGGTGCCGGCTTGCAGTCGGTGAAGTGATAGGGCGCGGAATGCAAATTGTATGGTCAGCTTCAAAGCTGCGGTCATGTGTCCTTTGCCTTGTTCGTGCTGATCCATCATGTAGCCGATATCGGCGAATTGTCCCACGCCTCGCACAAGATTAGAAATAGAGATATACCCGATGAGACGCTCGTCCTCCAAGAGAAAGATACCGAACGAATATCCCCGATCCTCCTCGGCTTGACGCAATTTTTGACGGATATATTCCTGCTGTTCTTCCAGCGTGAAAAATGAGTCGCCGTGAAGTGGCTCGTACGGTGCATGAGACTCCCTATTTGTAAGCCTGAGGGCCAGTAGAGCTTCACTATCCGCCAGGCTAAATGGTCGCAACAAGATACCTTGAGGCATGTTATACAGGCTCATAGGCATGGGCTGATCTCCTTCCATAGGAAATTAGCAGTGAGACGTAAATAACGGCTGCACCACTGTTGTGTATAAGTAAGCGATCTAGCTCCCATCCTCAGGATGAAGACGGTGGAGAAGGTAGCTTGGCAGCGGCTCTTTTTTGCCGTAGCTGACGAAAAAAATCCGTCAGCAGCGAGGCGCATTCCTCTTGAAGAATGCCGCTGATCACCTCAGTGCAATGATTGAATCGAGGCTCCTGTAGGAGATTCATCAGCGTGCCCGCACAGCCTGCTTTCGGATCAGTGGTGCCGTAGATCAAATAGGGAACCCGTGATTGTACAATGGCTCCGGCGCACATGGGACACGGTTCCAGAGTGACATACAGCCTGCAATCCAGCAGGCGCCAGGCCCCCAGATGCTCGCTGGCCTGACGAATGGCGACCATTTCGGCATGTGCTGTCGGGTCAGCGTTCGTCTCACGCAAGTTGTAACCGCGTCCTATGATTTCATTATCTTTTACGATGACAGCTCCGATGGGCACTTCACCCAACGCTTCTGCCTTATACGCTTCTTGAATAGCTTCTTTCATCCAATAAGCGTGATCTATCGTGGTCACTGGTAAAAAAGCTCCTTTCAAATGCGAATTATCCAACGAACAAATATTCCGCTGTTAACATGATGTGAATAATTTTGTGGATAACACGACACTTGTCCACAGGTTTATCCACAGTTTATAATAAAGGCTGTGTATTTGTGGACGACTTGTGGATGATTATCTTATTATATTGTAGGCAAACGTTCGCATATTGACAACTGTATACAAGCTGTGTGTATTTATGTTTATCCGGGAAATGTAAATGCTGGTATCACAGGCGGTATTACGGTATCATTGAGTTAGCAATTGCCAGTAATCGCCAGCATACGGCAAGAGGTGAGAAATCAGTGTGTCGATAAAAATCAAAATTACGATCATTTTGTCGGGGTCCCTTCTGTTTATCCTTTTGTTAAATATTGCACTCAACTATTACACGACCCACGAAAATTTAAGAAGTGACAGCGAAACGAAAATGGTTCTGACGGCCAAGACTATTGGAGGTGCCATTGAACAAGCTCAACAAAGCTGGGTGGCTGTAGACAAGCAGCTTGGATATAATTTGTGGCTCTCTGCCACACTGGCTGCCAGCAAGCTAGATCCTGATATCGATCATATTACGCAGGAACAACTCGAACAGATGACCAAGCGCAGCGGGGATATTGATATTTCCTTGATGGTGCGTGATGGAGAGGGGTATAAGATCGCCAAATCGTCGAATCCAAAAGAGATCATGTCTGGCGATCCGTTGACCGGCTATTGGAAAAATGCAGTTGATCAATTATATGAGCATGGACAGGCTGGATTGGTGCATGGTCAACAACTGGAACATTTTTGGACTGGAGCATTTGACTATACAGGCTCAGATGCCACCCATATTAACAAGTGGGGATTTTATTATGACCAGAAGCGAAACTATATGATCCGAATCTCCTTCCAAGACAGTGAAGTTCAAAATTTTATACCGATTCTCAATCCCGATGAAATCGTAAAGCAAACCCAACAAGTGGATTACCGCATCATGGAGATAACAGGAATTAACCCCACAACCTTCGGTGGCCCTACGATGGACAGCCATGGAAACGACCGAAAATATTATTACATGTACAACAAACCTATCCGATTCGGCACGTATCAACTAGCGAGGGTGCAGGAGGATCGTTTGGCTGTGTCCAAGGCCGTTTTCTCCGGGGAGAGCATTGTACAGGAATGCTATATTAAAGGTGAACGGGTCCTCGTCAGTTACATACCATTTTATCCGGCTAACCGTGATGCCTATGTCATTCGAATTGTTATGAATTATGATACGATCTCTTCCGTTATTTATAAGCAATTAATCAGTCTGATCGCCATCTCTATTGTCTTACTGGAGGTTGTAATCATTGGCAGTTATGTGCTGGCAAGTATATTTGTCCGCCCAATTCAGTCGATATTGGGAAAAGTGAACGAGATGGCTGACGGCCATTTTGACACACGACTACAGATTAAGGGCGGCCATGAGCTTGCACAGCTAGGTGAGCGCATCAATGCGATGGCCTACAATCTTGGGATGTATACACGGAGACTCGAACAGATGTATGAGGAAAACCGTTCTGTAAAAGAGCATTTGGAGTCTGTCATTAACCAGACTGCTGATGCGATTCATGTGACAGATCAGGATGAGCGTATCATCCGGGTCAATCATGCCTTTGAAGCCCTGTACGGCTGGACCAAAAAGGAATTGGTCGGACGTAAGCTCCAGTTTGTACCGCCACAGCAAGAGGAAGAGTACGAATTTCAGAAGGAAAGATTGCTTCAGGGAGAGAGTATGGTGTCTATTGAGTCCATTCGAATGCGTAAGGATGGAAGTACGGTGGAGATTAGTATGAGTACATCGCCCATCCTGGATGAAGAAGGCCAGATTCTGGGATTTATCAGCGTCTCGCGGGATATTACAGGCCGCAACCGGATGGAGGAATTGCTGCGCAGATCGGAGAAGCTGACGACGGTAGGACAACTGGCGGCAGGGGTGGCGCACGAAATTCGTAATCCGCTGACCACGCTGCGTGGGTTTCTCCAGTTACAGCAGCAAAATAAAGCGCTGAATCTGAAGCATAACGATATTATGCTGTCCGAGCTGGATCGTATTAATCTGATCGTTAGCGAATTTTTAATATTGGCGAAGCCGCAAGCTGTACATTTTCAGAAAAGAGATGTGCGCAATATTGTGAGTGACGTTATTTCCTTGCTTGATAGTCAGGCGCATCTGCTGGGCATTGTGTTCAATCTTGAAGTAACGGAGGAGCCTGCCCTCGTACATGCCGAAGTAAATCAGTTAAAGCAGGTATTCATTAATTTGCTTAAAAATAGTATGGAGGCCATGAGTAAGGGTGGTACG from Paenibacillus sp. FSL R10-2782 includes the following:
- a CDS encoding PAS domain S-box protein, with translation MSIKIKITIILSGSLLFILLLNIALNYYTTHENLRSDSETKMVLTAKTIGGAIEQAQQSWVAVDKQLGYNLWLSATLAASKLDPDIDHITQEQLEQMTKRSGDIDISLMVRDGEGYKIAKSSNPKEIMSGDPLTGYWKNAVDQLYEHGQAGLVHGQQLEHFWTGAFDYTGSDATHINKWGFYYDQKRNYMIRISFQDSEVQNFIPILNPDEIVKQTQQVDYRIMEITGINPTTFGGPTMDSHGNDRKYYYMYNKPIRFGTYQLARVQEDRLAVSKAVFSGESIVQECYIKGERVLVSYIPFYPANRDAYVIRIVMNYDTISSVIYKQLISLIAISIVLLEVVIIGSYVLASIFVRPIQSILGKVNEMADGHFDTRLQIKGGHELAQLGERINAMAYNLGMYTRRLEQMYEENRSVKEHLESVINQTADAIHVTDQDERIIRVNHAFEALYGWTKKELVGRKLQFVPPQQEEEYEFQKERLLQGESMVSIESIRMRKDGSTVEISMSTSPILDEEGQILGFISVSRDITGRNRMEELLRRSEKLTTVGQLAAGVAHEIRNPLTTLRGFLQLQQQNKALNLKHNDIMLSELDRINLIVSEFLILAKPQAVHFQKRDVRNIVSDVISLLDSQAHLLGIVFNLEVTEEPALVHAEVNQLKQVFINLLKNSMEAMSKGGTITIHLFLEGESVKIFIRDQGTGIPAEMLSKLGEPFFTNKETGTGLGLMVSQRIIQSHKGTLDIESIEGEGTTALVQLPTAKPEQLEGQEKEA
- the tadA gene encoding tRNA adenosine(34) deaminase TadA, whose protein sequence is MTTIDHAYWMKEAIQEAYKAEALGEVPIGAVIVKDNEIIGRGYNLRETNADPTAHAEMVAIRQASEHLGAWRLLDCRLYVTLEPCPMCAGAIVQSRVPYLIYGTTDPKAGCAGTLMNLLQEPRFNHCTEVISGILQEECASLLTDFFRQLRQKRAAAKLPSPPSSS
- a CDS encoding GNAT family protein, which produces MPMSLYNMPQGILLRPFSLADSEALLALRLTNRESHAPYEPLHGDSFFTLEEQQEYIRQKLRQAEEDRGYSFGIFLLEDERLIGYISISNLVRGVGQFADIGYMMDQHEQGKGHMTAALKLTIQFAFRALSLHRLQAGTLLHNERSQRVLQKCGFQPEGIARKLVQIQGTWQDHRMFGLLAEDNVWQTWTATPSAQSHI